In Methylocystis echinoides, one genomic interval encodes:
- a CDS encoding FxsA family protein encodes MNDRTKLIGLALGLWLALEILAFAFVLRAVGLLATIALGLGTTALGLSDVRRLLTVWRERGRLRADGAMLDGVLQALASLLLILPGFASDIAGLALKSPSFRAGLLARFRSRGGDARAAGPQTIDLAPHEWKHLTASGRPKRKRRKKDGLSAPSP; translated from the coding sequence GTGAACGACAGGACCAAGCTCATCGGCCTGGCGCTGGGCCTTTGGCTCGCGCTTGAAATTCTCGCCTTCGCGTTCGTACTGCGGGCGGTGGGGCTTCTCGCCACGATTGCGCTCGGTCTCGGCACGACCGCGCTCGGCCTCTCCGACGTGAGGCGCCTGCTGACGGTCTGGCGCGAGCGCGGGCGGCTGCGCGCAGACGGCGCCATGCTCGACGGCGTCCTGCAGGCGCTCGCCTCGCTCCTGTTGATCCTGCCAGGCTTCGCCTCGGACATCGCCGGCCTGGCGCTGAAATCGCCTTCCTTCCGCGCCGGCCTGCTGGCCCGCTTCCGCAGCCGTGGCGGCGACGCCCGCGCCGCCGGACCGCAGACGATCGACCTCGCCCCGCACGAGTGGAAACATCTCACGGCGAGCGGCCGGCCCAAACGCAAGCGCCGCAAGAAGGACGGGCTCTCGGCGCCCTCGCCGTGA